The region cctatatgtaagaagaagaaaaataggacatgcatgaaaaaagtaaaaaggaggcatgcatgacaaaaaataaaataaaaaacaagttTGATAAGAAATAAATAGTGATGAAACAGGGACCGATAGCTATGACATGTATAGCAAGAAATAGTGATGAAATAGGGGCGCAAGTACTTGCGTCAACACGAGACCATAAAAAAATCTTCTTTTCTAGACAAAAAAAGTCTCTTTTTATGATTAAAAAATCATGTATCTTTTTAACAACTTTTTTAACTCTTCACGTATTTAAGAAATAGTTACAAATTCTCATATTATAAAACATCTTTTTGTAAATTAAGAGCGTGTGGTATTTTTTTTCCCATTGCAACGCATGGACCTTTTTGCTAGTAGGTATAAGATCCCTTATTGGGTTGGCCAGTACGCCTCGACACGAAAAACATAGGTATAAGATCCATTATTGGCTACCATCTCGACGATATAAGCGAGATGAGAGCTCCCATTGAACGCTCGTTGTGTCCGGCATGACACACAAAGGCGCTCCCTATTGGGCCCGCCCATGTAGCACCTAAACATTATAACGATTGGTTCACTGTAGCAGACCGGACAATATTTGGAAGTGTGGACATTTTTTTTTGAATCTGTGAACAAATTTTGAGAATGGAATTTATTTTAAATTCTGAAAAATatttgaaacaataactctttggaAAATCTTTAATGTTTATGAAATTTgttaatttttcaaaaaaaagaaCAAATAAAAAAGGGAAACCAAAAAACCTAGTAAAAAGTATCACAAAAAAGAATACCTGTCCATGAACCTTTCAGTAAGTTCCCAAAACCGGTCAGGAACTTCCCAGAAGGCTCCCAAAATCAGATCATCTACTTGGTTCTCTTCTAATGAGCTGACCCATATCTCGGTCGCTTGTGCCAAGGGTCAACACAATACAACACGCGTCATAAAGAAATCTAGATAATACCCCATACGTTGTTGCGGGGGTTGGCTGATATTTTTTATCAAGTTGAAACATGAATATTTGATTATTGTATAGATGTAAAATCTTTATGGGATATAATGTAATATTTTTCACATGCACGGTTGCATGTTTAGGTGGATCCTTTGCTATGCATGGTAGAATCTTGTGGTGGCCCTATTTACATGCATGAGTCTAtgttgacactagtagaaaaagcacctaatgtgaagctcattaatcccggtttgtaattgaaccggcactaatatgatcattagtgccggttccaacggctaggcgggcggttcgtgccacaaactggtactaaagaggtggtggcctttagtacgggttggtggcttcaaccgatactaaaggtcccccctttagtacgGGTTTGTGCCatcaatcggtactaaaggggtgcgctgccacccgcagtgcacaatgtttagtcccacctcgctagttgagaggagtttgcaccggtttataagccccgccgcaGCTACCGTGTCGggctcctctctaagcaggcctttgtgggcctattgcaagtcttctgccccGTGGGCCCTATTGGGCCATACGGGTCTGCATCCTGGCCCAGCTAGAGGTTGGGTTTCTACTCGTATGCAGGCCGTGCTGGCCCATATGTGGGCTgattttgttttatttaaaaaaaatataaaaaaatcccggttggtgttaccaaccgagactaaaggtcccccagaccacggcacgcctcgtgccacgtggtggccctttagtgccggttgcagaaccggcactaaaagcCCCTACGAACCGGTAATATAGCTCCGTTTTCTACAAGTAATGTGGCATAGCtgcatatattaaataaataaagatAGCGGGGATCACTCTCTTATGTATAGAAAATAGGATATAGGATACCCCAAAAGAAAACCATTGAAAACCGACACAGAAAACCGATGAAACCggcaaaaaacaaaaagaaacaaaaaaaggaaaacagaaaaccaAAAACAACCCGAGAAATTGAACGGAAAACCCGAAGGTATAACATCCCTTTTTGGACCAGCGAGTAAGACCACGACACGAAAAACCATGGAGACCAGAGCAGCTACCATCTCACTATAAGCAAGATATAGCTCTCGTGATGTTTCCTCCAAAACAACTTAGGGCACTGTGGCGTTCTTCTGGCTATGATACCGTTGACTAGGGCTTACTACACGGTTGCTAAATCGTGATGAATTGTATTTACTTTATAAATTTTTTGTGGGCTATGTTTACTTTATGACTTGATGTGAAAAAAGTAGGCATACAACAAATAGACAAAGTGAGTGAAAATAAATGCTAAAAttaacaaaaaaaatcaaattagAGTGAGAAAATGAGATTACTACAATCCATCACAACACTGAATGCTAAGATGGCTTAGGAGGTTCATTCAGCACATCCGTGAATTATTTCTCTTTTTTCGTGAATAAGCAAAGCTTGTGTATCTTTTCATAGATAGAGAAAAACAAAACATGAAAGGGTACAATATATGACACACCGTGGTGGAGGACGATAAAAGTTTAAGGTGGCGCGAACCCTAAAGACTACTCCCTACGCCCCATGATATAAGTGTGgttttaacactagtgtagtgtcaaaaatgctcttatattacgaGACGGAGGAAGTAATATATAATTTGATAAAATGTCAAAATAGCATGTACGCACTAATAATATGCTCTGATAACTTTACATGATTTTAAATTAATTCAAATACAATGGAAATGCAAGCATATTTAAGTAGACCTGAAAACAAATGGATAATGAAGCTTTAATGCCATCAAGATTGTGAAGCTACTCGCTGAAAATTTACATCCTAAATTCACAACATGAAAATGTAGAAATTTATATATTTTTAGGCTGATAATATAGAAATTTATAGCTCTCCGTGTGATGGCGTGGTGTActgttttgagagagagagagagagagagagagagagagagatagcggTAGCATGTACTGGTGCGTGCTTGATTAACTTGATTGCTTTCTCAGTTCCCGCTTAGCGAAGGatgcccagcagcagcagcagcagcagcaagtctTCTTTTCTCTAGCGAACGGGACTCCACGCACATAGAACCGGCCAGCGACAGTGTATGACTACATGTACTAATCTTTCTGCATCAAGGTAGGGGCGCCCTGCCTCGCCCACTGGGAGCTCCGCCTGTGATGACACAAACACACACATTAGAAGCCGTGTGCATGGAATCCGGGTAGAGAGACAAGAGATGCTTAGCGCGAACAAAGAAAAAACCATAGCTAAACCCATCAAATCTGGAAGAGGGCCGGGCAGGGCGAACCGGCATATGACGTCAAACATCTCCCAAGCCAACACCAAGGACGCCACAAGCAATCAAGATAGCGCCTTTAAGAAGGGGAGCAGCGGCATATTGATGCGAAGAAGCGGACTAAAGATTTTCCATGGTGCTCGAGGAGGGCCACGAGTAAAGGTCATGCCATTATCTCCAAGAATGGAAACAACACCCGCGAGTGCCGCCGCTGCCAACGCCAGCAATCCGAGCAGGGGTTTCACCCTGGCCTGAGTCCGAGCAATTCAATTCCACTCAGATCAGGGTCCGGAGATGAGGAAGTCAGNNNNNNNNNNNNNNNNNNNNNNNNNNNNNNNNNNNNNNNNNNNNNNNNNNNNNNNNNNNNNNNNNNNNNNNNNNNNNNNNNNNNNNNNNNNNNNNNNNNNNNNNNNNNNNNNNNNNNNNNNNNNNNNNNNNNNNNNNNNNNNNNNNNNNNNNNNNNNNNNNNNNNNNNNNNNNNNNNNNNNNNNNNNNNNNNNNNNNNNNNNNNNNNNNNNNNNNNNNNNNNNNNNNNNNNNNNNNNNNNNNNNNNNNNNNNNNNNNNNNNNNNNNNNNNNNNNNNNNNNNNNNNNNNNCATCGGCGCGACAGAGACAAAGCTGCCCTGCCGCGACCATCCTAGGGCACAACACGACTTCGTCGACAAGCCCTCCGACGCGGCGATGCGGAGGGGTGGCAAAGGAAGGACCCTTCCAACTATGGCTAGGGTTTCGGCACAGTAATACGGAGGACCAGCAGCGAGGAGCTCCCACTGGGCACATGCAGGCGAGTGCGGTGTTGCAGAGGTCAGGCTCCATGGAGCCTATTTTGCCAAAAAAAATACTTAAAAGTTTAAAAAGGTAGCAATTTTTTTATGCAAATACATATGCATGTTCGTCAAGTGTGTAAAAGGCTTCATCAGGTAGTTCGATTATTTGCTTGCTACAAAAAAAAGTATCCAGCACTAAAACAACAAAGACAGAGCCCATTTTAATCCGTGTATTTATCTCTTTTGTATACATCACATGTGAACATACACGTCCATGGAATTTTATACGTGTATACTACAAATACACATCTATGCATATACATTATTTCAGATTTTTTTAATATGCGGACATAGTATTCTCACCGGAAAATAAAATAAAGAGCTCTGTGGGGCTCGGCCTCTGCATCGACATGCAAGCTGGCGTGGCGTCTTACTCTCTCGCTTCCTTGTTTACCAACTTATTTAGGAGATTTTATAACTGAAAACACGTGTTGCCCGTCTCTTGTCGCCCATGAACTGAACTGCTGCGGCCAGGCTTTGGTTTTTGGCCGGACACGTTTGTTCTGGTGACACAATCTAGTGAGGCGTGAGTGCACCTGGTGACCACCGACGATTGCTCTGAGCATACAGGTAGGCGGCTGCTTTTCACTTTCGGCTGGTAACAGGTGAGCGCTGCGTTCACACACATTTTTGTAGGTCATCTACTACTACTCCCATCTAtggatacatgcatgcatgtgccaAGCCGACCACACAATCATAATCCGATTCTATTGCGTCGCATTGACCATCGCATCGCCGCTCTTCATAGTACTACCAGTACATTATTATGCTTTATTTGTGCACTTTTCTGTTGTCGTGTAGTACACGTGGTGATGTGTGTGAGATGCTTTGTGTCTTACCAATCGGTCAAATCACATCGGCACTAGCTACTTCGTTCGTAAAAGATGATGTAACGCTATGTCGACTCTGAGCCTAATTTCGATCACGAACATGATTAACAAAAGGAATGCAGACTTATGTTGGCAAGAAGATTTTGGAGATTTTAACACAGATGTGATGTAACGCTATGTCGACTCTTGAGGCTGATTGGTTTGATGCAAAATTTTGATAACTGACAAATGTTGGCTAGAGATTGATTACGGATCAGTTTTTGTTGTCAATCTCACAAAAGGTTGTCAAATGTTGGCAACTTGTGATtttgccaaatattggcaataTCAAATGTTGGCAGCAAACTAATCAGCCTCCGTTTCCAGTGGTATATATGGCGGGGCGGCCGGTAACAAAGGCTAACGAACCGTAGCTGGTGGAGGCGAGTTCNNNNNNNNNNNNNNNNNNNNNNNNNNNNNNNNNNNNNNNNNNNNNNNNNNNNNNNNNNNNNNNNNNNNNNNNNNNNNNNNNNNNNNNNNNNNNNNNNNNNNNNNNNNNNNNNNNNNNNNNNNNNNNNNNNNNNNNNNNNNNNNNNNNNNNNNNNNNNNNNNNNNNNNNNNNNNNNNNNNNNNNNNNNNNNNNNNNNNNNNNNNNNNNNNNNNNNNNNGGTTGCAAGTTCATCAAAGAATTTGGATGGTTCAACGGTTTACATGGATGGCCGAGGGGCAAAGCACGGCGGGATAAAAAGTCGAGGGGGAAGGGGAGGGGAGCGACGAGGCGGTTATGGGAGCGGCTCCGGCCTCTGTGGGGGTGGAGGCAAGCGGTTCAGCCTAGGCTGGATTGGTGGTTGTCAGGGGAAGAGAAAGCCACAAAATCGTTTTCAAGCGACTGACCCCTAGCCAGTCCCTTTGTTAGTCAAACAGACATgcactagaaccctcaaaccctggATAAAGGAGAAGCAGTTCTGTCAAATACAAGTTGAAATGGTAGTCCATAGACTGATCGAACAGTGAAGTCATGGGTGGTTACACCGACTGCCTCGTCATCTACCTAGATACAGACTTTGACCGGAGAGCACATGCATGCATCATCTCTAAGCACCATCTCAACCAGACAGACCAACCGATCAACATACATCACCGATTCACAATTCCCCCCAACATGTTAACGCAAAAGCCGCCTTGCTATCCACAAAATTCCTCTTCATCTCCATTTTGGACTCTTACCGCGACAAAATTCAGGCTTCTCCCAGATCGCCGCAGAACCTCACTCGCTTCCTCCTCTTTGATGATCCGCGCCATCTTTCCGGGCTCGGGGCGGCGTTCCTGAAGCCGTCAGGCGCGACGGGCGGTGGACGCCGTGCACCTCCGGATCGTAGGGCTGGGAGGCAAGGTAGCTCAGGGCTGTGACAACGTCGCCGATCAACGGTCTCAGGGTCGGCTGTTCTTGCACGCACATTGCGGCGACGGCAAGGGCCTGGTACAGTCCCCTAGCTGGGTACCTGCCCTCCAGCGCTGGGTCCGCCATCTGGGGGAACTTCCTCCTGTCCTTGAACAAGGGCCGGGCCTGAAATTGTGCACCAACAAACGTTACATCAACAGGGATTGCAAAATGCTACACGACATCTTGAGCAAAGGCTTTGGCATGTCATGACCCTATTCGTTCGATCCTATTCAACGGACTGCAATAATGTCTTTTGGGAAGGCAAACCTAGGCCAATCCAATAATGCCAAAAAAATGTAGTATGGAACTATTTCATTCTAGTACAGTAGCTTTTTAGTAACCCTACAACTGAAAAACATTGCAAGGACGATGTTTTTTCAGCTGAAGGAAAGGACAATATGTCCTTCAAGCAAAACTAGTGTAAATTCCAAAAGTGGAAAGAAATGCAGAGATGAACTGAAATACAGGTGATACATAAGGTTGATGCGCTAACACTCAGCTTTCGCAAAATCCGAGCTAAGAGGCTGATATCCGGTGGATTTTCCAGAATACATTAACAATCAATACTCACAAGAGGTAGCAGGTTTCACAATGCGATGTTCTCTACAGTTAAACTCCAGTAGTCTATAACGGAATGAAAAAGaataacaagaaaaagaaaagaacgtAACAAAAAACAAATCGGCAGCTTACCCATGCAACAAGATTTTGCTCCCCTGCAGCTCGGGTGTTGTCGATAGCCCTTCGTCCTGTGATGATCTCCAATAGAACAACACCATAGCTGTAAACATCTGACTTCAGAGTCAGCTGACCAGTCATAGCATACTCAGGGGCACAATACCCGTATGTACCCATCACTCTGGTGGAAACGTGCGTCTTATCGCCAACTGGGCCAAGCTTTGCCAATCCAAAGTCAGACAGCTTTGGGTGGTATCCCTCTCCGAGCAAGATGTTTGAACATTTCAAGTCCCGGTATATGACAGGAGGATTTGTTTTGTCATGCAAATGTTCCAGCCCTTTAGCTGCACCGGCAGCTATCTTCATCCTTGTATTCCAGTCAAGGCGGGGTTTATCTGGGGAAGGATCTGAATAAAATAGGATCCACTTGTGAG is a window of Triticum dicoccoides isolate Atlit2015 ecotype Zavitan chromosome 2B, WEW_v2.0, whole genome shotgun sequence DNA encoding:
- the LOC119362182 gene encoding probable serine/threonine-protein kinase PBL7 encodes the protein MDCCFPCLGAKRKRKPPPPPEKPQIPPAADKEKPGCSSSSTTAAAAARQDSLSEAKKDFVLSNGSEHRHIAAQTFTFRELAAATNGFRADCLLGEGGFGRVYKGYLESINQVVAIKQLDRNGLQGNREFLVEVLMLSLLHHPHLVNLIGYCADGDQRLLVYEYMPLGSLEDHLHDPSPDKPRLDWNTRMKIAAGAAKGLEHLHDKTNPPVIYRDLKCSNILLGEGYHPKLSDFGLAKLGPVGDKTHVSTRVMGTYGYCAPEYAMTGQLTLKSDVYSYGVVLLEIITGRRAIDNTRAAGEQNLVAWARPLFKDRRKFPQMADPALEGRYPARGLYQALAVAAMCVQEQPTLRPLIGDVVTALSYLASQPYDPEVHGVHRPSRLTASGTPPRARKDGADHQRGGSE